In a single window of the Maniola jurtina chromosome 4, ilManJurt1.1, whole genome shotgun sequence genome:
- the LOC123864370 gene encoding uncharacterized protein LOC123864370 isoform X1, translated as MAVNVCFCVKLSPNKKSIFGLRMKSQILYLVLFASLLAVTSAGDTEASCANVRSIFAKKGMLSMAEFVTEQPNSDADALCPNRGCCGAGSRQQLTQHARLQLEGAVRSELNKLAEILSTRAKRFDEFFRKLLMLSREEFHAMFKRTYGMIYEQHSYVFVQLFEQLERYYTRGDTDFDEMMDNFFGILYQKMFTVLNSQYSFDEKYLKCVNEHMRDIQPFEDVPSKLSVQLRRAFVATRTFHKALRAGSDVVRNMMQTGVTQECVTAWARLRFCGTCAGQSPPACSRYCHNVIKGCLPTHADLGEQWDAYVDAVEKVADRLLGPFNIAMVVEPIDIKISEAIMSFQERNQEISQKIFSGCGKRELGGGASTGPFFASERSRRFARSIPDFDWNQKSNDVDDFEIEANFEGLVNDDPSQGSLWTSAGIRKATEELAEQAKSRTRFLQYMRGQIKLEEFEEHERRKRDADPDPAPGNADIDFKGYDFDGKRGSKKKRPTNSKAEESHGAESGPALEKLVRETRARVRASRNYWLHLPAVLCSPISITTAPCFNGSHVASYTSIAAGDGSAALASNPELRTPPAPASPAATVEALRALTARLKDAYNGVEVQWKDSAEDLQAAAASMNEFVDNGGSGSGSGDDTNDNEDLPDDDEDRDSGSDYPEGSGDSRQPDSGTTQTETDNPPAPQPVPEQPFVPSIIDTPGTNNVRSGIIEPPPNEDLPSDVESRAGADPALDEPVTGSADRPSLQNALFTYALPVVCAWFGTIVTDLF; from the exons ATGCCGACGCGTTATGCCCCAACAGAGGCTGTTGCGGAGCTGGCTCGAGACAACAGCTCACACAGCACGCGCGGCTACAGCTTGAGGGAGCTGTGCGGAGCGAGCTCAACAAGCTGGCCGAGATACTGTCCACGAGGGCCAAGAGGTTTGACG AGTTCTTCCGCAAGCTGCTGATGCTGTCTCGAGAAGAGTTCCACGCGATGTTCAAACGCACGTACGGCATGATCTACGAACAGCACTCTTACGTCTTTGTGCAGCTTTTCGAACAACTAGAGAG GTACTACACCCGCGGCGACACCGACTTCGACGAGATGATGGACAACTTCTTCGGCATCCTCTACCAGAAGATGTTCACCGTGCTCAACTCGCAGTATAGCTTCGACGAGAA GTACTTGAAATGTGTGAATGAGCACATGAGGGACATCCAGCCGTTTGAGGACGTGCCCTCCAAGCTGTCAGTGCAACTTCGACGCGCCTTCGTCGCCACTCGCACCTTCCACAAAGCGTTGCGAGCCGGCTCTGACGTTGTCAGAAATATGATGCAG ACGGGGGTAACCCAAGAGTGTGTGACGGCGTGGGCGCGCCTGCGGTTCTGCGGCACGTGCGCCGGCCAGAGTCCGCCGGCGTGCAGCCGCTACTGCCACAACGTGATCAAGGGCTGCTTGCCCACGCACGCCGACTTGGGCGAGCAGTGGGATGCTTATGTTG ATGCCGTAGAGAAGGTGGCCGACCGTCTGCTCGGACCATTCAACATCGCGATGGTAGTTGAACCCATCGACATCAAAATATCCGAAGCTATCATGAGCTTCCAGGAGCGCAACCAGGAGATCTCGCAGAAAATCTTCTCCGGTTGCGGGAAACGAGAACTGGGCGGAGGCGCCAGTACGGGGCCCTTCTTCGCCTCCGAGAGGAGCCGGCGCTTCGCCCGCTCCATACCAGACTTCGATTGGAACCAGAAATCCAACGATGTCGACGACTTTGAGATCGAGGCCAATTTCGAGGGTCTCGTGAACGACGACCCGTCGCAGGGTAGCCTGTGGACATCCGCGGGTATCCGGAAAGCGACGGAGGAACTGGCGGAACAGGCCAAATCGAGAACACGTTTCCTCCAGTACATGAGAGGACAGATTAAGTTGGAGGAATTCGAGGAACACGAAAGGAGGAAGAGGGACGCAGACCCGGACCCGGCGCCCGGCAATGCGGATATCGACTTCAAAGGATACGACTTTGATGGGAAACGGGGATCGAAAAAGAAGAGGCCTACGAACAGTAAAGCTGAAGAAAGCCATg GCGCGGAATCAGGTCCAGCATTGGAGAAGCTCGTCCGCGAGACGCGAGCGCGAGTGCGAGCGTCGCGTAACTACTGGCTCCATCTGCCTGCCGTGCTCTGCTCGCCCATCAGCATCACTACCGCGCCCTGCTTCAACGGTTCACACGTAGCTAG CTACACGTCGATAGCGGCAGGAGACGGCAGCGCAGCCCTGGCGTCCAACCCTGAACTGCGGACTCCCCCCGCACCCGCCTCCCCCGCAGCCACCGTGGAGGCCCTGCGTGCCCTCACCGCGCGCCTCAAAGACGCCTATAACGGCGTCGAAGTGCAGTGGAAAGACTCCG CTGAAGACCTTCAAGCGGCGGCGGCGTCGATGAACGAATTCGTGGACAATGGAGGATCAGGGTCTGGCTCCGGAGACGATACCAATGATAACGAGGATCTGCCTGATGATGACGAGGATCGAGACTCTGGCAGCGACTATCCTGAAG GTTCGGGAGACAGCCGACAACCGGACTCAGGAACGACACAGACTGAAACCGACAACCCGCCCGCCCCGCAACCCGTCCCCGAACAACCCTTCGTGCCCAGCATCATCGACACCCCTGGCACCAACAACGTTCGATCAGGAATCATAGAGCCACCACCAAACGAAGACTTGCCCAGCGACGTAGAAAGCCGGGCCGGCGCAGATCCGGCTTTAGACGAACCGGTCACCGGTTCCGCGGACCGACCGTCTCTACAGAATGCGCTATTCACGTACGCGCTTCCAGTAGTTTGCGCGTGGTTCGGAACTATTGTCACCGATCTATTCTAA
- the LOC123864370 gene encoding uncharacterized protein LOC123864370 isoform X2 — translation MLSREEFHAMFKRTYGMIYEQHSYVFVQLFEQLERYYTRGDTDFDEMMDNFFGILYQKMFTVLNSQYSFDEKYLKCVNEHMRDIQPFEDVPSKLSVQLRRAFVATRTFHKALRAGSDVVRNMMQTGVTQECVTAWARLRFCGTCAGQSPPACSRYCHNVIKGCLPTHADLGEQWDAYVDAVEKVADRLLGPFNIAMVVEPIDIKISEAIMSFQERNQEISQKIFSGCGKRELGGGASTGPFFASERSRRFARSIPDFDWNQKSNDVDDFEIEANFEGLVNDDPSQGSLWTSAGIRKATEELAEQAKSRTRFLQYMRGQIKLEEFEEHERRKRDADPDPAPGNADIDFKGYDFDGKRGSKKKRPTNSKAEESHGAESGPALEKLVRETRARVRASRNYWLHLPAVLCSPISITTAPCFNGSHVASYTSIAAGDGSAALASNPELRTPPAPASPAATVEALRALTARLKDAYNGVEVQWKDSAEDLQAAAASMNEFVDNGGSGSGSGDDTNDNEDLPDDDEDRDSGSDYPEGSGDSRQPDSGTTQTETDNPPAPQPVPEQPFVPSIIDTPGTNNVRSGIIEPPPNEDLPSDVESRAGADPALDEPVTGSADRPSLQNALFTYALPVVCAWFGTIVTDLF, via the exons ATGCTGTCTCGAGAAGAGTTCCACGCGATGTTCAAACGCACGTACGGCATGATCTACGAACAGCACTCTTACGTCTTTGTGCAGCTTTTCGAACAACTAGAGAG GTACTACACCCGCGGCGACACCGACTTCGACGAGATGATGGACAACTTCTTCGGCATCCTCTACCAGAAGATGTTCACCGTGCTCAACTCGCAGTATAGCTTCGACGAGAA GTACTTGAAATGTGTGAATGAGCACATGAGGGACATCCAGCCGTTTGAGGACGTGCCCTCCAAGCTGTCAGTGCAACTTCGACGCGCCTTCGTCGCCACTCGCACCTTCCACAAAGCGTTGCGAGCCGGCTCTGACGTTGTCAGAAATATGATGCAG ACGGGGGTAACCCAAGAGTGTGTGACGGCGTGGGCGCGCCTGCGGTTCTGCGGCACGTGCGCCGGCCAGAGTCCGCCGGCGTGCAGCCGCTACTGCCACAACGTGATCAAGGGCTGCTTGCCCACGCACGCCGACTTGGGCGAGCAGTGGGATGCTTATGTTG ATGCCGTAGAGAAGGTGGCCGACCGTCTGCTCGGACCATTCAACATCGCGATGGTAGTTGAACCCATCGACATCAAAATATCCGAAGCTATCATGAGCTTCCAGGAGCGCAACCAGGAGATCTCGCAGAAAATCTTCTCCGGTTGCGGGAAACGAGAACTGGGCGGAGGCGCCAGTACGGGGCCCTTCTTCGCCTCCGAGAGGAGCCGGCGCTTCGCCCGCTCCATACCAGACTTCGATTGGAACCAGAAATCCAACGATGTCGACGACTTTGAGATCGAGGCCAATTTCGAGGGTCTCGTGAACGACGACCCGTCGCAGGGTAGCCTGTGGACATCCGCGGGTATCCGGAAAGCGACGGAGGAACTGGCGGAACAGGCCAAATCGAGAACACGTTTCCTCCAGTACATGAGAGGACAGATTAAGTTGGAGGAATTCGAGGAACACGAAAGGAGGAAGAGGGACGCAGACCCGGACCCGGCGCCCGGCAATGCGGATATCGACTTCAAAGGATACGACTTTGATGGGAAACGGGGATCGAAAAAGAAGAGGCCTACGAACAGTAAAGCTGAAGAAAGCCATg GCGCGGAATCAGGTCCAGCATTGGAGAAGCTCGTCCGCGAGACGCGAGCGCGAGTGCGAGCGTCGCGTAACTACTGGCTCCATCTGCCTGCCGTGCTCTGCTCGCCCATCAGCATCACTACCGCGCCCTGCTTCAACGGTTCACACGTAGCTAG CTACACGTCGATAGCGGCAGGAGACGGCAGCGCAGCCCTGGCGTCCAACCCTGAACTGCGGACTCCCCCCGCACCCGCCTCCCCCGCAGCCACCGTGGAGGCCCTGCGTGCCCTCACCGCGCGCCTCAAAGACGCCTATAACGGCGTCGAAGTGCAGTGGAAAGACTCCG CTGAAGACCTTCAAGCGGCGGCGGCGTCGATGAACGAATTCGTGGACAATGGAGGATCAGGGTCTGGCTCCGGAGACGATACCAATGATAACGAGGATCTGCCTGATGATGACGAGGATCGAGACTCTGGCAGCGACTATCCTGAAG GTTCGGGAGACAGCCGACAACCGGACTCAGGAACGACACAGACTGAAACCGACAACCCGCCCGCCCCGCAACCCGTCCCCGAACAACCCTTCGTGCCCAGCATCATCGACACCCCTGGCACCAACAACGTTCGATCAGGAATCATAGAGCCACCACCAAACGAAGACTTGCCCAGCGACGTAGAAAGCCGGGCCGGCGCAGATCCGGCTTTAGACGAACCGGTCACCGGTTCCGCGGACCGACCGTCTCTACAGAATGCGCTATTCACGTACGCGCTTCCAGTAGTTTGCGCGTGGTTCGGAACTATTGTCACCGATCTATTCTAA